GCCGCCGCCTCGTCCGCCACCCACTCCACCCATTTGTGGATGTTGCTGGCGGCGACGGCGGCCCGCACCTCGGGCGCGCCCAGGTCACGGGCCCGCTTGTAGAAACGGGTGCGCACGTCCAGCGGCTCCGATGCCAGGCGATCAATCACCGCCTGGCGCGGGGCTCGCACTTCCGTCCCCGTGATCGCGGGTGGCACCACAGGGATCATGGACACCACCTCCCCCGCCATCTTGCGCACGAAGCCGGCAAAGGCCAGGTCGGCATTGCGGATCTTGCCCGTCTGGCCGGATGCCCATTCCGCCCAGCGGTCCAGGGCACCCTCGATGTCAATGCCGGGATAGTCGGTTCGCAGCTGCTCCACGGCCGTGTCGCTGATCCGCCGCTTCAGGCCCAGCACCGACACCGGCCGGTCGCGGTCGGTCTTGCCGTCTTCCAGATCCACGGTGTCGGCGTCACGGGCGCCGGCGGCCAGGCCCCGGCCCACGGGGCCCACCGGATCAATGGCGAATTCCGTGGCGCGCGCGGCGGAGGTCAGGGCCGCCCTTTCCTTCTTGCGGATGGTGAAACGCAACGCGATCACCGGCCGACCACGTGAGGGCGAGCGGATGGGGGTATAGCTGCACTCAATGGCCGACAGCTCATTCACCTCACGC
The sequence above is drawn from the Azospirillaceae bacterium genome and encodes:
- a CDS encoding replication initiation protein, which translates into the protein MPKPRGTIEIIETGGGLTLSDKKLFNVILAHSWDKLADATAALPPFRAATADLKRAIGEETEHSNARLKSCFDRLMSVRVEFPYLSADGEVKEGGAPLLSFRALPKGKGYAEWSFPAELRPALAEPSAWARIHLAVCTSFSSKYALALYELLSVRVNLREPDWEVEIDAFRQLLSVKNSSANKNFGILQREVLERAVREVNELSAIECSYTPIRSPSRGRPVIALRFTIRKKERAALTSAARATEFAIDPVGPVGRGLAAGARDADTVDLEDGKTDRDRPVSVLGLKRRISDTAVEQLRTDYPGIDIEGALDRWAEWASGQTGKIRNADLAFAGFVRKMAGEVVSMIPVVPPAITGTEVRAPRQAVIDRLASEPLDVRTRFYKRARDLGAPEVRAAVAASNIHKWVEWVADEAAATLR